In Polaribacter sp. L3A8, a genomic segment contains:
- a CDS encoding group III truncated hemoglobin — MKEIENREDIYVLVTTFYDAIRKNDLLGPIFNHHLSKEQWPPHLEKLTDFWVTALLGDVCFKGSPSKAHLKVDKFLNHTMSQVHFGKWLEIWFTTIDFLYKGEIAQRAKDASRRMATGQYLYVFKNRETA; from the coding sequence ATGAAAGAAATAGAAAATAGAGAAGATATTTACGTATTGGTTACTACTTTTTACGATGCTATTAGAAAAAATGACCTTTTAGGACCTATTTTTAATCATCATTTAAGTAAAGAGCAATGGCCGCCACACTTAGAAAAATTAACTGATTTTTGGGTAACAGCCTTATTAGGTGATGTTTGTTTTAAGGGAAGCCCTAGCAAAGCGCATTTAAAAGTAGACAAGTTTCTAAATCATACTATGAGTCAAGTTCACTTTGGAAAATGGTTAGAAATTTGGTTTACAACCATAGATTTTTTATATAAAGGAGAAATAGCGCAAAGAGCCAAAGACGCTTCTAGAAGAATGGCTACGGGGCAATATTTATATGTTTTTAAAAATAGAGAGACAGCATAA
- a CDS encoding porin, translating into MKTIKYFLLITLIFMSSFSYAQSNKLKLNLDETGKTYVKASVRMQLWARYMNTNPGTTINNEVANNVFDVSLRRLRMGVSAQLTPKLYVYSLFGGNNMNSKSEKDFKFGVLDLYAEYEFAKEFALGFGESGWDGLNRWNVRSSKSLMAVDAPLYSLLTVNKNDDIARGLGIWAKGQIHKFDYILSLKNPIQYGVTATEGKVDYAINKPRKRISGYVKYEFLHNESNKSAYSGGTGTYLGTKNILNLGAGFMNQPKMTSQLVNGIEKYYDFKNWAVDVFYDVPLNKDKRTAITTYLGYNQNDFGPNYIRNVGANDITSGGTSFNGSGNDFPMMGTGNTTFFQLGYLLAKGKKSYQLQPNIAIQYSDFEALDDAMVVYDLGINCFFKGHSNKLSLGYQNRPVYQNINNELKVDERKGMFVLQYQIEIN; encoded by the coding sequence ATGAAAACTATAAAATACTTTCTTCTTATTACTTTAATTTTTATGTCTAGTTTTAGCTATGCTCAAAGCAATAAACTAAAATTAAATTTAGATGAAACAGGTAAAACCTATGTAAAGGCTTCTGTTAGAATGCAATTGTGGGCTAGATACATGAACACCAATCCAGGTACTACTATAAATAACGAAGTTGCCAATAATGTATTTGATGTATCTCTTAGAAGGTTAAGAATGGGAGTTTCTGCACAATTAACACCTAAATTATATGTATACTCTTTGTTTGGTGGTAATAATATGAATAGCAAATCTGAAAAAGATTTTAAGTTTGGTGTTTTAGATTTATATGCAGAATATGAGTTTGCAAAAGAATTTGCTTTAGGTTTTGGAGAGTCTGGTTGGGACGGTTTAAACCGATGGAATGTAAGAAGCAGTAAATCTTTAATGGCTGTTGATGCTCCGTTGTATTCGTTATTAACGGTAAATAAAAATGATGATATTGCTCGTGGACTAGGTATCTGGGCAAAAGGACAAATACATAAATTCGATTATATTTTATCGTTAAAAAATCCTATTCAATATGGAGTTACGGCAACGGAAGGCAAAGTAGATTATGCAATTAATAAACCTAGAAAAAGAATTTCTGGCTATGTAAAATATGAGTTTCTACACAATGAAAGTAACAAATCTGCTTATAGTGGAGGAACAGGAACCTATCTAGGAACAAAGAATATTTTAAACCTCGGTGCTGGTTTTATGAACCAACCTAAAATGACTTCGCAATTGGTAAATGGTATCGAAAAATATTACGATTTTAAAAATTGGGCAGTAGATGTGTTTTATGATGTTCCTTTAAATAAGGATAAAAGAACTGCAATTACTACATATTTAGGATACAATCAGAATGATTTTGGTCCAAATTATATTAGAAATGTTGGCGCTAATGATATTACTTCTGGCGGAACTTCTTTTAATGGAAGTGGTAATGATTTTCCGATGATGGGTACGGGAAACACAACCTTTTTTCAATTAGGATATTTACTAGCTAAAGGAAAGAAAAGTTATCAATTACAACCTAATATTGCTATACAATATTCAGATTTTGAAGCGTTAGATGATGCCATGGTGGTGTATGATTTAGGGATAAATTGTTTCTTTAAAGGACACAGTAATAAATTGAGTTTAGGGTATCAAAATAGACCTGTTTATCAAAATATAAATAATGAACTTAAGGTTGATGAACGCAAAGGAATGTTCGTATTACAATATCAAATAGAAATAAATTAA
- a CDS encoding TlpA family protein disulfide reductase, with translation MNKLIQSIPVLDLEELPVDLMSAYKNKILLLIIYNNDCLGCTGRAIPLAYDFQQKYPSIQVAGIHADFINREGNKKNIKSIFTSGENPFPIYIDKNHKVYDQFKSEGTPQWLLITEKGELYRSIFGSQENAANRLFYALESLVDK, from the coding sequence ATGAATAAATTAATACAATCCATACCAGTTTTAGATTTAGAAGAATTACCTGTAGATTTAATGAGCGCTTATAAAAATAAAATTTTATTACTTATTATTTACAACAATGACTGTTTGGGGTGTACAGGACGTGCTATTCCGTTGGCTTATGATTTTCAACAGAAATATCCATCAATTCAAGTGGCTGGTATTCATGCCGATTTTATAAACAGAGAAGGAAATAAAAAGAATATTAAAAGTATTTTTACGAGTGGCGAAAATCCGTTTCCTATTTATATTGATAAAAACCACAAAGTTTACGATCAATTTAAATCCGAAGGAACTCCACAGTGGCTATTAATTACTGAAAAAGGAGAATTGTATCGTTCTATTTTCGGGTCGCAAGAAAATGCTGCAAATCGGTTATTTTATGCGCTAGAAAGTTTAGTTGATAAATAA
- a CDS encoding LLM class flavin-dependent oxidoreductase, with protein MKTENTAYSILDLALVSKDHTLKETFNNVLKLAQNAETFGYTRYWLAEHHNSTNIGSIATSILIGYAAQGTKTLRIGSGGIMLPNHSPLIVAEQFGTLGSLYPNRIDLGLGRAPGTDRETAQAIRSDFMEAAQSFPNEIEKIQTYFSVENKHAKVRATVAEGVDVPLYILGSSTDSAHLAAKKGFPYAFASHFATTHLWDALAIYRKEFKPSDVLQKPYTILGVNIIIADTDEEADNLSTSLIRMIVGLFTGKRDFVQPPTAMTEYYKEILQNPQVHQMLKYSFIGSKATVKAQVKEFLAQTQADELIAVTNIYGINDRIRSYKLFAEIMKELNS; from the coding sequence ATGAAAACTGAAAATACAGCGTATTCTATTTTAGACCTTGCCTTGGTTTCTAAAGATCATACTTTAAAAGAAACCTTTAATAATGTATTAAAATTGGCACAAAATGCCGAAACATTTGGGTACACACGGTATTGGTTGGCAGAACATCATAACTCTACAAATATTGGTAGTATTGCTACTTCTATTTTAATTGGGTATGCTGCACAAGGCACCAAAACACTTCGTATAGGTTCTGGCGGAATTATGTTACCCAATCATTCACCTTTAATTGTTGCAGAACAATTTGGAACCTTAGGTTCTTTATATCCGAATAGAATAGATTTAGGTTTGGGGAGAGCCCCCGGAACGGACAGAGAAACTGCACAAGCCATTCGTTCTGATTTTATGGAAGCTGCGCAATCTTTTCCGAATGAAATAGAAAAGATTCAAACCTATTTTTCTGTAGAAAATAAACATGCTAAAGTAAGAGCTACCGTTGCAGAAGGAGTAGATGTGCCTCTTTATATTTTAGGTTCTAGTACGGATAGTGCACATTTAGCTGCCAAAAAAGGATTTCCTTATGCATTTGCGAGTCATTTTGCAACCACCCATTTATGGGATGCTTTGGCTATTTATCGTAAAGAATTTAAACCTTCGGATGTTTTACAAAAACCGTATACAATTTTAGGTGTAAATATTATTATTGCAGATACCGATGAAGAGGCTGACAATTTATCAACCTCATTAATTAGGATGATTGTTGGTTTGTTTACGGGTAAACGAGATTTTGTGCAACCACCAACTGCCATGACGGAATATTATAAAGAGATATTACAAAATCCACAAGTGCATCAAATGCTGAAATATTCTTTTATAGGTAGCAAAGCAACTGTAAAAGCGCAAGTAAAGGAGTTTTTAGCACAAACACAAGCAGACGAATTGATTGCCGTAACTAATATATATGGTATTAATGATAGAATACGATCTTATAAATTGTTTGCAGAAATTATGAAAGAGTTGAATTCTTAA
- a CDS encoding patatin-like phospholipase family protein, whose translation MIPIPINYSEQLSKLNVNIPINLVLSGGGIKCAAHLAVIEKIEELGLQINAISGSSGGALVASLYASGISTQEILEIFKRTSLFKFSFFSMTKAGIFDTFLFKSIIENKIKDKFRDLKIPIYITASNMQSGKPRYFSKGKLLKPVLASCAIPGIFTPIIINKTLYSDGGILDNFPIKPFLKSGLPIVGSYVAEPATKTPLQLNSTFKVIAHATYLKAHAAESFKFAATKMTVSFPLSEYSGLDNKDSEKIYTICKLYLDGL comes from the coding sequence ATGATCCCAATACCTATAAATTACAGTGAACAACTTTCTAAACTAAATGTAAACATTCCTATAAACTTAGTGTTATCGGGAGGCGGCATTAAATGTGCTGCACATTTGGCAGTGATTGAAAAAATTGAAGAATTAGGCTTGCAAATAAATGCTATTTCTGGGAGTAGTGGAGGCGCTTTGGTTGCCTCATTATATGCTTCTGGTATTTCTACGCAAGAAATTTTAGAAATCTTTAAAAGAACGAGTCTATTTAAGTTTTCCTTCTTTAGCATGACAAAAGCAGGAATCTTTGATACTTTTTTATTCAAATCGATTATAGAAAATAAAATAAAAGATAAATTTAGAGATTTAAAAATTCCAATTTACATTACTGCCTCTAACATGCAAAGTGGTAAACCTCGTTATTTTAGTAAAGGGAAGTTATTGAAACCTGTATTGGCTTCTTGTGCGATTCCTGGTATTTTTACGCCTATTATCATCAATAAAACATTGTATTCCGATGGCGGAATTTTAGATAATTTCCCTATTAAACCCTTTCTAAAATCAGGTTTACCCATTGTAGGCAGTTATGTAGCTGAACCTGCTACTAAAACTCCTTTACAATTAAATTCTACTTTTAAGGTAATTGCACATGCAACTTATTTAAAAGCACATGCAGCAGAAAGTTTTAAGTTTGCAGCCACAAAAATGACGGTTAGTTTCCCGTTGTCTGAGTATTCTGGATTGGATAATAAAGATTCAGAGAAAATCTATACTATTTGTAAATTGTATCTAGATGGGCTTTAA
- a CDS encoding DNA cytosine methyltransferase, translated as MKHKIKPKIKAVDFFCGGGGMSYGMQKSGIQVLAGVDYEENCRATYEANIKKAKFIKADVFELKEEELEKTLKLKRNDDELLLIGCSPCQFWSIINTDKNKSQKSKNLLVEFERFVKYFNPGYVVVENVPGVLRKKGESGLEKFINWLEKNNYKVHFDIHNTSEYGVPQNRKRFTLIANRITDTELEPIKANTKLTVRDVIGEENGFYKIKAGHKDLTDFNHSVPNVSELTLKRLERVEKDGGNRLSFANDKNLQLNCFIDRDTSFKDTFGRLWWDKPSPTITTKFFSVSNGRFVHPEENRALSIREGATLQSFPKDYKFIGTSMGSLARLIGNAVPPEYAKRVGQAIIQNHKNAI; from the coding sequence TTGAAACATAAAATCAAACCAAAAATTAAAGCTGTAGATTTCTTTTGTGGAGGAGGAGGTATGAGTTATGGTATGCAAAAATCTGGTATTCAGGTTTTAGCAGGAGTTGATTATGAAGAAAACTGTAGAGCTACTTATGAAGCTAATATCAAAAAAGCCAAATTCATAAAGGCGGATGTTTTTGAATTAAAAGAAGAAGAATTAGAAAAAACTCTAAAATTAAAACGTAATGATGACGAATTATTACTTATAGGTTGCAGTCCTTGTCAATTTTGGAGTATTATTAATACAGATAAAAACAAATCTCAGAAATCAAAAAACTTATTAGTTGAGTTTGAAAGATTTGTTAAATATTTTAATCCTGGTTATGTTGTGGTTGAAAATGTACCAGGAGTTCTTCGTAAAAAAGGTGAAAGTGGCTTAGAAAAATTTATAAATTGGCTAGAAAAAAACAACTATAAAGTTCATTTTGATATTCACAATACATCTGAATATGGTGTCCCTCAAAATAGAAAGCGATTTACTTTAATTGCTAATAGAATTACTGATACTGAGTTAGAGCCCATAAAGGCGAATACAAAATTAACAGTAAGAGATGTTATTGGTGAAGAAAATGGCTTTTATAAAATTAAGGCTGGCCATAAAGATTTAACTGACTTTAATCACTCAGTTCCTAACGTTAGTGAATTAACGTTAAAACGTTTAGAAAGAGTAGAAAAGGATGGAGGTAATCGTTTAAGTTTTGCAAATGATAAAAATCTTCAATTAAATTGCTTTATAGATAGGGATACTTCTTTTAAAGATACATTCGGGAGACTTTGGTGGGATAAACCTTCACCAACTATTACTACAAAATTTTTTAGTGTTTCTAATGGACGTTTTGTTCATCCGGAGGAGAATAGAGCGTTGTCAATTAGAGAAGGTGCTACACTGCAATCATTTCCTAAAGATTATAAGTTTATAGGAACAAGCATGGGAAGTTTAGCTAGGTTAATTGGTAATGCAGTACCACCTGAATATGCAAAACGAGTAGGACAAGCAATAATTCAAAATCATAAGAATGCAATTTAG
- a CDS encoding ATP-binding protein, which produces MQFRTKARAVDLLGKGQIADLPTAITELWKNGYDAYADNLTAEIYLDTYKDVDSPLFVMTDDGKGMSRNDIFEKWLVLGTDSKSRATLEEKESEETLWKKPRIKAGEKGIGRLSVAFLGNPMLMLTKKQGHPLQALFFDWRLLENYNLFLDDVDIPVEDIENINELTFKFEKLKETFLKNFDKENDTDGNYIWEEKQLGLRRDIEYSIIKSKIPDFLSEKLLVDLIDIENGHGTKFIVFEPIEQIVDLTKNDEDGLEDRQFVISSLSGFTNDFKKDNSIIKTSIPIHKEINQEYDFLTSEGKFFTSNDYDLADIIIEGEFNGTGKFDGKLKIYDEIIDYTFINPRKNDSRNDYGNVSIKLGYNQGKENESIQNEISYESIKKKVKNYGGLYIYRDDFRVLPYGRPNADFLRFEERRSKRAGSYYFSYRRMFGYLGLTRNENFKLKDKSSREGLINNGAYRAFESDLIHFFKDLANEYFSDKPKNSLFRDKMAQLKEQSEAIKKDNKRATEEKKAFTKSLREYPEKFEKYQTEYQYILEQLEEKTNASNVLYSDIESLLDRLHTLDIEFKNLVPRIPKRYKPTDTQLDRLDKYEDKLLGFNETIKKDSAQLMTKVQEKLEVKELKVEFTKSYQKYNGTLEKIITENRIQLKTKYDSLLKDFSFRSRRVIDELNFEKDKIVNSIDSKESVLIESEKLASKFEFLRDQINKELSPLVEHLSKLSFDIDEELVQGAYKAEYDTIKYKWEQTRETAQLGVAVEIIDHEFNQLYAKINSSIDKLSEVNLFTDVEQFNFLKQNFKQLEDKYDLLSPLYRISGVVPKNVSGLDISKYLLKFFDRRIEDYKINFHSTEAFKNFSLTIKEPIIHTVFINIINNAIYWMRNKEHREILLDYYNETNEIVICNSGLKIENHRLDKIFDMFYSNRPNGRGIGLYLSKQSLNESNLDIYATNDKEYNVLSGACFVIKPLS; this is translated from the coding sequence ATGCAATTTAGAACCAAAGCAAGAGCAGTAGATTTACTCGGAAAAGGACAAATTGCAGATTTACCTACAGCAATTACAGAGTTATGGAAAAATGGTTATGATGCCTATGCTGATAACTTAACGGCTGAAATTTATTTAGATACTTATAAAGACGTTGATTCCCCATTGTTTGTTATGACAGATGATGGAAAAGGAATGTCTAGAAATGATATTTTTGAAAAATGGTTAGTACTTGGTACCGACTCTAAAAGTAGAGCTACACTAGAAGAAAAAGAAAGTGAAGAAACACTTTGGAAAAAACCAAGGATCAAAGCAGGAGAAAAAGGTATAGGAAGATTGTCTGTAGCATTTCTTGGTAACCCAATGTTAATGCTGACTAAAAAACAAGGACATCCTTTACAGGCACTATTCTTTGATTGGAGATTACTAGAAAACTATAATCTATTCTTAGACGATGTAGATATACCTGTTGAAGACATTGAAAATATTAATGAATTAACTTTTAAATTTGAAAAGTTAAAAGAAACATTTCTTAAAAATTTTGATAAAGAAAACGACACAGATGGCAATTATATTTGGGAAGAAAAACAATTAGGATTAAGAAGAGATATTGAATACTCTATTATTAAGTCCAAAATCCCTGATTTTTTATCAGAAAAACTACTTGTTGATTTAATAGATATTGAAAATGGTCATGGAACAAAATTTATTGTCTTTGAACCTATTGAACAAATAGTTGACTTAACTAAAAATGATGAAGATGGTCTTGAAGATAGACAATTCGTAATTTCAAGTTTATCTGGGTTTACTAATGATTTTAAAAAAGATAATAGTATAATAAAAACCTCAATTCCAATTCATAAAGAAATTAATCAGGAGTATGATTTTTTAACTTCAGAAGGAAAGTTTTTTACATCTAATGATTATGATTTAGCTGATATAATTATTGAAGGTGAGTTTAATGGAACTGGAAAGTTTGATGGAAAATTAAAGATATATGATGAAATAATAGATTACACATTTATTAATCCTAGGAAAAATGATTCGAGAAATGATTATGGAAATGTTTCTATCAAGCTAGGTTATAATCAAGGTAAAGAAAACGAATCCATTCAAAATGAAATATCTTATGAAAGTATAAAGAAAAAAGTAAAAAATTATGGAGGCCTATATATTTATCGTGACGATTTTAGAGTTCTTCCATACGGTAGACCTAATGCGGATTTTCTAAGATTTGAAGAGAGACGTTCAAAAAGAGCAGGTTCATACTATTTTTCATATAGAAGAATGTTCGGATATTTAGGATTAACCAGGAATGAAAATTTTAAATTAAAAGATAAATCAAGTAGAGAAGGTTTAATTAATAATGGAGCCTATAGAGCTTTTGAAAGTGATTTAATTCATTTCTTCAAAGATTTAGCTAATGAGTATTTTTCCGATAAACCAAAAAACAGTTTGTTTAGAGATAAAATGGCTCAATTAAAAGAACAGAGCGAGGCTATAAAAAAAGACAATAAAAGAGCCACAGAAGAGAAAAAGGCATTTACTAAGTCATTAAGAGAATACCCTGAAAAATTTGAAAAATATCAAACTGAATATCAATATATTTTAGAACAGTTAGAAGAAAAAACAAACGCATCTAATGTTCTGTACTCAGATATTGAAAGTTTACTTGATAGATTACACACTCTTGATATAGAATTTAAAAATTTAGTTCCTAGAATACCAAAAAGATATAAACCAACCGACACTCAACTAGACCGTTTAGATAAGTATGAAGATAAATTATTAGGCTTCAACGAAACTATTAAGAAAGATAGTGCTCAATTAATGACTAAGGTTCAAGAAAAACTTGAAGTCAAAGAATTGAAAGTGGAGTTTACTAAGAGTTATCAAAAATATAATGGCACACTTGAAAAGATTATAACCGAAAATAGAATCCAATTAAAAACTAAATACGATAGTTTGTTGAAGGATTTTTCATTTCGCTCAAGAAGAGTTATTGATGAATTAAATTTTGAAAAAGATAAGATAGTCAACTCAATAGATTCTAAAGAAAGTGTACTAATTGAATCTGAAAAATTAGCTTCAAAATTTGAATTTTTAAGAGATCAAATAAATAAAGAATTATCTCCGTTAGTTGAGCACTTAAGTAAATTAAGTTTTGATATAGATGAAGAATTAGTTCAAGGAGCTTATAAAGCCGAATACGACACCATCAAATATAAGTGGGAACAAACTAGAGAAACTGCACAATTAGGTGTTGCTGTTGAAATTATAGACCACGAGTTCAATCAGTTGTATGCTAAAATAAACAGTTCTATTGATAAATTAAGTGAAGTCAATCTCTTTACGGATGTAGAACAATTTAATTTTTTGAAGCAAAATTTCAAGCAATTAGAAGACAAATATGATTTGCTATCACCATTATATAGAATATCTGGAGTTGTACCTAAGAATGTTTCTGGCTTAGATATCTCTAAATATTTATTAAAATTCTTTGATAGAAGAATTGAAGATTACAAAATAAATTTCCATTCTACTGAAGCATTTAAAAATTTCTCTTTAACAATTAAAGAACCAATTATCCACACGGTATTTATAAACATAATTAACAACGCAATTTACTGGATGCGCAACAAAGAACATCGTGAAATTTTATTAGATTATTATAATGAAACTAACGAAATAGTTATTTGTAATTCAGGATTAAAAATTGAGAATCATCGATTAGATAAAATATTTGATATGTTTTATTCTAACAGACCAAACGGTAGAGGGATAGGTTTATATCTTTCTAAACAAAGTCTAAATGAAAGTAATTTAGATATATATGCTACTAATGACAAAGAATACAATGTACTTAGTGGTGCTTGTTTCGTTATAAAACCTTTAAGTTAA
- a CDS encoding response regulator receiver domain, whose product MSKESYKAKANSILSKAIKSVVFVDEKAADVFTVPDMKIDENKLSVELYKGFRNLGISLSIDKFDSNKIEDKKYHDFLFKKRDLVLLDWKLDDKSGEEYSLKLLSEVVKSNNIHFCSIYTSEPDTDNIINNIGSYFSGFDKNKYEEILEDLGVYNGIDKIIDKISLDEIGSNARLYRDLIDIDSALPDEIKKLTATKNIGCALVYVKLAFMNLVASDIALDMDIKIDRANKILSINNTIVTIINKSDNSASGILDKIITHLVDNDDCFMKLLGLDMQNNFSENNSFISPAVLSIDTKALLFHHDQLVKSEDPQTKEDFRFFINRILLEQTKLNLSNSKLEIIDDDFLKSLSRVDDTKEITNDLFLLNTFYNGRILEHQNLNFGDIFFGSDNEYYLCITALCDCLNPTDNINNSYFFVKGVKNTNKEECLEAGEGGFKSYISKDTCIEWTKGEYIKPFQLYIENPNITTGELLSKRFKEGSVTNLKLEYKFTLKDNYAQRIANHAFNHPLRVGVDFVKI is encoded by the coding sequence ATGAGTAAAGAAAGCTACAAAGCAAAGGCAAATTCGATATTAAGTAAGGCTATTAAGTCAGTAGTCTTTGTAGATGAAAAAGCAGCGGATGTATTTACTGTTCCTGATATGAAAATAGATGAAAATAAGCTATCAGTGGAACTTTACAAAGGGTTTAGAAATTTGGGGATATCCTTATCAATAGATAAGTTTGATTCGAATAAAATTGAAGATAAAAAATATCATGATTTTTTATTTAAAAAAAGAGATTTAGTTTTACTTGATTGGAAATTAGATGATAAATCTGGGGAAGAATATTCATTAAAATTATTATCAGAAGTAGTTAAATCAAATAACATACATTTTTGCTCAATTTATACGTCTGAACCAGATACAGATAATATAATTAACAATATTGGTTCTTATTTCTCTGGTTTTGATAAAAACAAATATGAAGAAATATTAGAGGATTTAGGAGTATACAATGGTATTGATAAAATTATAGATAAAATCTCTTTAGATGAAATTGGTTCTAATGCTCGTTTATATAGAGATTTAATTGATATAGACAGTGCTTTACCTGATGAAATAAAAAAACTTACTGCTACTAAAAACATTGGATGCGCATTAGTTTATGTCAAGTTAGCTTTTATGAATTTAGTTGCTTCAGATATCGCTTTAGATATGGATATTAAAATTGACAGAGCTAATAAAATTTTATCAATAAACAACACAATAGTTACAATAATTAATAAATCAGATAATTCGGCATCAGGAATTCTAGATAAAATTATAACTCATTTGGTTGATAATGATGACTGCTTTATGAAATTATTAGGCTTGGATATGCAAAATAATTTTTCTGAAAACAATTCATTTATTTCACCAGCTGTTTTATCTATTGATACTAAAGCATTACTGTTTCATCACGATCAACTTGTTAAGTCGGAAGACCCTCAAACAAAAGAAGATTTCAGATTTTTTATCAATAGAATATTGTTAGAACAAACAAAGTTGAATTTATCAAATTCAAAATTAGAAATTATTGATGATGATTTTTTAAAATCACTGAGTAGAGTCGATGATACTAAAGAAATTACCAATGATTTATTTTTATTAAATACATTCTACAACGGTAGAATTTTAGAACATCAAAATTTAAATTTTGGAGATATATTTTTTGGTAGTGACAATGAATATTATTTGTGTATCACAGCCCTTTGTGATTGTTTAAATCCTACCGATAATATCAATAATTCTTATTTCTTTGTTAAGGGTGTTAAAAACACAAATAAAGAAGAATGTTTAGAAGCTGGTGAAGGAGGTTTTAAGTCGTATATTTCTAAGGATACATGTATTGAATGGACAAAAGGAGAATATATAAAGCCTTTTCAATTATATATAGAAAATCCAAATATTACAACTGGGGAATTACTATCTAAACGATTCAAAGAAGGAAGTGTTACAAATTTAAAATTAGAGTACAAATTCACTTTAAAAGATAATTATGCTCAAAGAATTGCTAATCATGCATTCAATCATCCGTTAAGAGTTGGAGTTGATTTTGTAAAAATATAG
- a CDS encoding TolC family protein yields MQFSFAQEVATNSASKVWSLQDCIEYALENNITVKDAALTKNIAEIDYNKAKSSRLPNLFGSASQSFSNGNTIDPITSSYVTDQIHSTNVGINSSMTLFQGNQITNQIAQNKILFDQSVFEEEVAQNNIVLNILEIYLQTLYSKESITITENNLLASETEVQRAKSRLDAGTIALNDYTEAQSQAATNKYNVISAKNDYQQYIIALKQLLELSPMETIEIETIDENMDLVNLELNKLEVYQKALGILPEIQSSNLTIEASKKELDIAKGGFLPTLALSGSLGSGYTSINTNTFSDQFDVNFNQKLGLSLTIPIFNRNQTKSAVQTATINIEKAEIQKLSTEKEVYRKVETAYQNALSAQEQVIAAEASKVEAEQSYKLAQKKYELGALSTTDLVISQNTFTNAQQNYLQSKYLNILYHQLLQFYQGNDIKL; encoded by the coding sequence GTGCAGTTTTCTTTTGCACAAGAAGTAGCTACAAATTCGGCATCTAAAGTTTGGTCTTTGCAAGATTGCATCGAATATGCTTTAGAAAACAATATTACAGTTAAAGATGCAGCACTTACTAAAAACATTGCTGAAATAGATTATAACAAAGCAAAATCATCTCGATTGCCAAATTTATTTGGAAGTGCTTCACAAAGTTTTTCTAACGGAAATACAATAGATCCAATTACAAGTAGCTATGTTACAGATCAAATACACAGTACAAATGTGGGGATTAATAGTTCTATGACCTTGTTTCAAGGAAATCAAATTACCAATCAAATAGCACAAAATAAAATTTTATTTGACCAAAGTGTTTTTGAAGAAGAAGTAGCTCAAAATAACATTGTTTTAAATATTTTAGAAATCTATTTACAAACATTGTATAGCAAAGAAAGTATTACCATTACAGAAAATAACTTGTTAGCTTCTGAAACAGAAGTACAAAGAGCAAAATCTCGTTTAGATGCAGGAACCATTGCTTTAAACGATTATACAGAAGCCCAAAGTCAGGCAGCTACCAACAAATACAATGTTATTTCTGCTAAGAATGATTATCAACAATACATTATTGCATTGAAACAATTATTAGAATTATCACCAATGGAAACTATAGAAATAGAAACCATTGATGAAAATATGGATTTAGTAAATCTAGAATTGAACAAGCTAGAGGTGTATCAAAAAGCGTTAGGTATTTTACCAGAAATACAATCTAGTAACTTAACTATTGAAGCAAGTAAGAAAGAATTAGACATTGCAAAAGGAGGATTTTTACCAACACTGGCTTTATCAGGAAGTTTAGGTTCTGGATATACGAGCATCAATACAAATACATTTTCAGATCAGTTTGATGTGAATTTCAATCAGAAATTAGGGTTGTCATTAACGATTCCGATTTTTAATAGAAATCAAACTAAAAGTGCGGTACAAACGGCAACCATCAACATAGAAAAAGCAGAAATACAAAAGTTATCTACAGAAAAAGAAGTGTATAGAAAGGTAGAAACAGCATATCAAAATGCATTGTCTGCACAAGAGCAAGTAATTGCTGCAGAAGCCTCTAAAGTAGAGGCTGAACAATCTTATAAACTGGCACAAAAAAAATACGAATTAGGTGCTTTAAGTACTACAGATTTAGTGATTAGTCAAAATACGTTTACCAATGCACAACAAAACTATTTGCAATCTAAATACTTAAATATTTTATACCATCAATTATTACAATTTTACCAAGGAAACGACATCAAACTTTAA